In Gambusia affinis linkage group LG06, SWU_Gaff_1.0, whole genome shotgun sequence, one DNA window encodes the following:
- the pxylp1 gene encoding 2-phosphoxylose phosphatase 1 isoform X1, translated as MLARNRFLFLVVVGGAVLAVLSFSLQFLNLIPTSPMLEEQTVQDADGGFRGLEAKSRKRVFPVHHNQEPDPVFEAYSYCNTPNRTEQAWEGHSPADYKLLSVHVMIRHGDRYPLYAIPKTRRPSIDCTLSASRQPSHPLLTSFINHMGQGTRGHWEAQLGSISRLPNHSVCEMGQLTQTGVVQHLRNGQLLQRAYKHHSLLPSDWSPRQVWMETTGKSRTLQSGLAFLYGFLPDFDWTKVTVHHQWSTLFCGSACECPARSKYLEEEQRRQYRLRVADSNLERTYIDMARTLGVLTRQLRAANPIDSLLCHLCHGLSFPCVSSGDGGTGGCLTMAQFAVIRQQQLDDEVDRRRFGAYRKYAILAMYPYLNRTANKMERVARANEEGRQPRLGGEEVFTLSSGHDVTIAPLLSALGLAEAKFPRYAARIVFEMWKSPPTTQGLAKNKAGKSGRSKSNRKDGEVFIRVLYNGEDVTFHTAFCHPSDRHTNQPLCPLRNFLTFVRKDIFSIVNATSYKEACYKLSG; from the exons ATGCTGGCTCGTAACCGCTTCCTCTTCCTGGTGGTGGTGGGTGGGGCGGTGCTGGCCGTCCTCAGTTTCAGCCTCCAGTTCT TGAACCTGATTCCCACCTCTCCCATGCTGGAGGAGCAAACAGTCCAGGATGCAGATGGGGGTTTCAGAGGTCTTGAGGCAAAAAGCAGAAAGCGAGTCTTTCCTGTGCATCACAACCAAGAGCCCGATCCTGTTTTTGAGGCCTACAGCTACTGCAACACCCCAAACCGCACCGAACAAGCCTGGGAAg GTCACAGCCCCGCAGACTACAAGCTGCTATCTGTTCATGTGATGATTCGCCATGGAGACCGCTACCCTCTCTACGCCATCCCAAAGACCAGACGTCCCAGCATCGACTGCACCCTGTCTGCCAGCAG GCAGCCTTCTCACCCTCTGCTAACCTCCTTCATTAATCACATGGGCCAGGGGACCAGAGGCCACTGGGAGGCACAGCTGGGCTCCATTTCACGTCTCCCCAACCACAGCGTCTGTGAGATGGGACAACTCACACAGACAG GTGTCGTTCAGCACCTTCGCAATGGGCAACTCCTCCAACGTGCCTACAAGCACCACAGTCTGCTCCCCTCTGATTGGTCGCCTCGCCAGGTTTGGATGGAGACTACAGGAAAGAGCCGAACCCTCCAAAGCGGATTGGCCTTTCTCTACGGCTTCCTCCCAGATTTCGACTGGACTAAGGTGACCGTGCATCATCAGTGGAGCACATTGTTCTGTGGCTCGGCATGCGAGTGCCCTGCCAGGAGCAAGTACCTGGAGGAAGAGCAGAGGAGGCAGTATCGCCTCAGAGTGGCCGATTCCAACCTGGAGAGGACTTACATTGACATGGCACGCACTTTAGGTGTTCTCACTCGCCAGCTCCGAGCTGCAAACCCTATTGACTCGCTGCTTTGCCACCTGTGTCACGGCCTTTCTTTCCCATGTGTTTCCAGTGGAGATGGCGGTACTGGCGGATGCCTGACTATGGCACAGTTTGCGGTAATtcggcagcagcagctggacgaTGAGGTAGATCGGAGAAGATTTGGGGCCTATCGTAAATACGCCATCCTGGCCATGTACCCATACCTCAACAGAACTGCTAACAAAATGGAGCGGGTCGCTAGGGCCAACGAGGAAGGCCGGCAGCCTCGTCTGGGTGGGGAGGAGGTCTTCACCCTCTCCTCAGGTCATGATGTCACCATTGCCCCGTTGCTTAGTGCCCTGGGACTGGCGGAGGCCAAGTTTCCTCGCTATGCAGCAAGAATAGTCtttgaaatgtggaaaagccCCCCTACAACACAAGGTCTGGcgaaaaacaaagcaggaaaaagtGGGAGGTCAAAGTCAAATCGGAAAGATGGGGAAGTGTTCATCAGAGTGCTGTACAATGGTGAGGACGTGACATTTCATACTGCTTTCTGTCATCCCAGCGACCGCCACACCAACCAACCACTCTGCCCTCTAAGAAACTTCCTTACCTTTGTCAGGAAGGATATATTCAGCATTGTCAACGCTACTTCCTACAAGGAGGCATGCTACAAGCTCTCAGGGTGA
- the pxylp1 gene encoding 2-phosphoxylose phosphatase 1 isoform X2 encodes MSSSVSVCLQQSAISMVSSVTGLCLFFFCIVSVNLIPTSPMLEEQTVQDADGGFRGLEAKSRKRVFPVHHNQEPDPVFEAYSYCNTPNRTEQAWEGHSPADYKLLSVHVMIRHGDRYPLYAIPKTRRPSIDCTLSASRQPSHPLLTSFINHMGQGTRGHWEAQLGSISRLPNHSVCEMGQLTQTGVVQHLRNGQLLQRAYKHHSLLPSDWSPRQVWMETTGKSRTLQSGLAFLYGFLPDFDWTKVTVHHQWSTLFCGSACECPARSKYLEEEQRRQYRLRVADSNLERTYIDMARTLGVLTRQLRAANPIDSLLCHLCHGLSFPCVSSGDGGTGGCLTMAQFAVIRQQQLDDEVDRRRFGAYRKYAILAMYPYLNRTANKMERVARANEEGRQPRLGGEEVFTLSSGHDVTIAPLLSALGLAEAKFPRYAARIVFEMWKSPPTTQGLAKNKAGKSGRSKSNRKDGEVFIRVLYNGEDVTFHTAFCHPSDRHTNQPLCPLRNFLTFVRKDIFSIVNATSYKEACYKLSG; translated from the exons ATGAGCTccagtgtgagtgtgtgtctgcagcagtCAGCTATCAGCATGGTCTCCAGTGTTACTGGgctctgtcttttcttcttttgcatcGTTTCTG TGAACCTGATTCCCACCTCTCCCATGCTGGAGGAGCAAACAGTCCAGGATGCAGATGGGGGTTTCAGAGGTCTTGAGGCAAAAAGCAGAAAGCGAGTCTTTCCTGTGCATCACAACCAAGAGCCCGATCCTGTTTTTGAGGCCTACAGCTACTGCAACACCCCAAACCGCACCGAACAAGCCTGGGAAg GTCACAGCCCCGCAGACTACAAGCTGCTATCTGTTCATGTGATGATTCGCCATGGAGACCGCTACCCTCTCTACGCCATCCCAAAGACCAGACGTCCCAGCATCGACTGCACCCTGTCTGCCAGCAG GCAGCCTTCTCACCCTCTGCTAACCTCCTTCATTAATCACATGGGCCAGGGGACCAGAGGCCACTGGGAGGCACAGCTGGGCTCCATTTCACGTCTCCCCAACCACAGCGTCTGTGAGATGGGACAACTCACACAGACAG GTGTCGTTCAGCACCTTCGCAATGGGCAACTCCTCCAACGTGCCTACAAGCACCACAGTCTGCTCCCCTCTGATTGGTCGCCTCGCCAGGTTTGGATGGAGACTACAGGAAAGAGCCGAACCCTCCAAAGCGGATTGGCCTTTCTCTACGGCTTCCTCCCAGATTTCGACTGGACTAAGGTGACCGTGCATCATCAGTGGAGCACATTGTTCTGTGGCTCGGCATGCGAGTGCCCTGCCAGGAGCAAGTACCTGGAGGAAGAGCAGAGGAGGCAGTATCGCCTCAGAGTGGCCGATTCCAACCTGGAGAGGACTTACATTGACATGGCACGCACTTTAGGTGTTCTCACTCGCCAGCTCCGAGCTGCAAACCCTATTGACTCGCTGCTTTGCCACCTGTGTCACGGCCTTTCTTTCCCATGTGTTTCCAGTGGAGATGGCGGTACTGGCGGATGCCTGACTATGGCACAGTTTGCGGTAATtcggcagcagcagctggacgaTGAGGTAGATCGGAGAAGATTTGGGGCCTATCGTAAATACGCCATCCTGGCCATGTACCCATACCTCAACAGAACTGCTAACAAAATGGAGCGGGTCGCTAGGGCCAACGAGGAAGGCCGGCAGCCTCGTCTGGGTGGGGAGGAGGTCTTCACCCTCTCCTCAGGTCATGATGTCACCATTGCCCCGTTGCTTAGTGCCCTGGGACTGGCGGAGGCCAAGTTTCCTCGCTATGCAGCAAGAATAGTCtttgaaatgtggaaaagccCCCCTACAACACAAGGTCTGGcgaaaaacaaagcaggaaaaagtGGGAGGTCAAAGTCAAATCGGAAAGATGGGGAAGTGTTCATCAGAGTGCTGTACAATGGTGAGGACGTGACATTTCATACTGCTTTCTGTCATCCCAGCGACCGCCACACCAACCAACCACTCTGCCCTCTAAGAAACTTCCTTACCTTTGTCAGGAAGGATATATTCAGCATTGTCAACGCTACTTCCTACAAGGAGGCATGCTACAAGCTCTCAGGGTGA